In Chloroflexota bacterium, the genomic stretch CCCCTCCGGACCTCTCCATGGCAGGGGCAGCGGGGTTTCTCGGGCACGCTCTGAGCCCTTCCACATGCGGTTTATGACTTTTCCAACTCCTTCTGGCGTCGCTGAATGACCTCTTGCACCTTCTTCTCGCCCTCGGCCAGCGCCTCCTCGATGTCCTTTTCGCCCAGGATGACCCGCTCCAGCTCCGTACCGAGCGCGTCATTGGCCTCCGTGAAGAAGGGGAAGTAGGGATAGACGCCGCCGGCCTCGGCAGCCGGGATCTTGACCTCCAGCTGAGGATACTTCTTCAGCAGCTGCTGCCAGGCCTCGCTCTCGAAGATGGCCTTCAAGGGCGTGGTGCGCGTGGAAAGCTCGAAGCGCTTGATGACGACCGGAGGCGTTGTGCAGTATCGCATCAGCTCGAAGGCCCTGTCCGGATACTTCGTCTTCTTAGGCAGCACGAACATGTTCGACCAGGTCGTCGTGCTGGGGCCATCCCCCATGGGCCCCTGGGGGAAGAGCATGAACCAGTACTCGAATCCCTCAGGCGCGATCCCTTCAAAGTGCGTCGTGGACCAGGTGCCGGCGTAGATCATGCCCGCCTTGCCCTGCAGGAACAATTGCGTGTCCTGTCGCTCCGGAGAGATGGGGAACGAGACCTGGTGCTTATTCAGGAGATCCAATTGTAGCTGCAGGACCTGCTTGCCGCGCTCGTTGTTGAATGTTGGCTGCGTGATCGCATCGTCATGCAGCGCGCCGCCATTACTATACATCCAAGAGGCGAAAGGTTCAATGTAGCGCATGCTGGTCACCAGGAAACCGGCCTGGACGATCTCGCCGCCCTCGCGCTTGGTAAGCGCTTTGGCCGCCTCTACGAAATCGTCCCATGTCTTGATGTCTTCGCCGTGCGGGTCCAGGCCCACCTCCTGGGCCAGCTTGCTGTTGATCGCGATGATGCTCGAGTCCGGCCCCTCCCACGGCACCCCGTAATACTTGCCGTTCTTGGAGCGATATCGGTTGGTGGCCTCCCCGTAGAACTGATCCGGCGCGAGCTCTGGGACCGCGTCGAGGTAATCGTCGAGATCCAACAACACGCCGCGGTCGTAGAAGTCGCGCGCCCAGATGATGGAGGAGTGCAGGAGATCGGGAGGCGTTCCGGCAGCATAGTCGGCTAGGACTTTCTGGATATACTCCGACCCGAACGGGACGAATTCGAATTTGAGGGTGACGTCGGGGGCTTCCTGGGCGTAATTCTCGGACAGCCACTCATACCATGCCTTATCGCCGACGGACGCCTCAGGCGAGTGCCAGCTGCGGTATCGCAGCGTGATGGGCTCCTTGGCAGCGGGCGGTGGGGCTTCGGCCTTCTCCTCGGCGGGGGCTTGCGGGGGCGCAGCGGGCGCGCAGGCCGCCATGAAGACGGCCGCTGCGGCTACACCAGAGGCCTTCATGAAACGCCGACGGCTTAAAGTCCTTTTCTTGTCCATCACGACCTCCTTTAATCGGTGAGGCCGGCGGGAAGAGCTTCCCGTCAATGCCTCCTGTGGGGAAACGGATGACGTTCCAGACGTGAGGGCTAACAGGCCATCGCTCCGCAATACGATCAAGAGAGAGGGATGTCAGCGCTTTTTGAAGACATGGGGAACGTCGAGTTCTCTCCTCCTCATCACCTCCTCGGATACAGCTTTGTGCTCTATCTCGCTCCTGGGCTAGGGCCGGAGGGCGTCACGTGTGCTGTGCCGATGCCGAAGGGCCATCATCGGTCGTCCCTTGGGGAGGGAGTCAATGTTGCCCTAGGAGAGCGGTAGCCGCCCCTCCTGCCGGATGGTGCGCAAGATGGCGGGGAAGGTCTCCTGCCAGCGGTCGGATGGAACATCCTCGGTGATGCCGATGATGAAGCGATCCCCAGGCGCTGCCTCGCGCAGCAATTGCCGGGTGGTCTCTTCCACCGTCGAGATAGGGGCCAGGTGCACGGAAGAGGGGAAGTTGATCCAGAGGATCTTGTCGGGCCAGACAGCGCGCGCCTCTGCCAGCGTCATATCACTCCCCGGGATGGGCGTAAACGCCTCCACATAATCGATCTTGGAGCGGGCGATCCCAGGGGCCAGCAGCCTGACGTTGGCGTCGAAGTGGACGCCCAGCAGCTTCCCATGCGCGTGCAGGACCTCCGCCGCTTCGTCATAGTGGGGCAG encodes the following:
- a CDS encoding extracellular solute-binding protein gives rise to the protein MDKKRTLSRRRFMKASGVAAAAVFMAACAPAAPPQAPAEEKAEAPPPAAKEPITLRYRSWHSPEASVGDKAWYEWLSENYAQEAPDVTLKFEFVPFGSEYIQKVLADYAAGTPPDLLHSSIIWARDFYDRGVLLDLDDYLDAVPELAPDQFYGEATNRYRSKNGKYYGVPWEGPDSSIIAINSKLAQEVGLDPHGEDIKTWDDFVEAAKALTKREGGEIVQAGFLVTSMRYIEPFASWMYSNGGALHDDAITQPTFNNERGKQVLQLQLDLLNKHQVSFPISPERQDTQLFLQGKAGMIYAGTWSTTHFEGIAPEGFEYWFMLFPQGPMGDGPSTTTWSNMFVLPKKTKYPDRAFELMRYCTTPPVVIKRFELSTRTTPLKAIFESEAWQQLLKKYPQLEVKIPAAEAGGVYPYFPFFTEANDALGTELERVILGEKDIEEALAEGEKKVQEVIQRRQKELEKS